A stretch of Bacilli bacterium DNA encodes these proteins:
- a CDS encoding DctP family TRAP transporter solute-binding subunit, whose translation MRISRGTWLLLVFGIITAFSVGFWSLINPEPTVYDDEQHHLHQETIIKFNLTDAENSPRGLAAKYFADLVETYTNGQIRVDLFPNAVLYDEPSEIEALQNGNVQMIAPSFSYLAEISPKWAVMDLPFAFPNDEAVQAALHGEIGKRLLQELDKNEMVGMDFWRGGFKQIISSKGPLLHPSDFHGLVFAAPPSRVIESQFDELNAKSVIIPFSQVYHSSETGQINGEEATIANIYRANLYQIQKYITLSGHGYLGYCVIMNKKFWNNLPAARQAEIKRAMDEATAWANRYEIQFNSEKLEELQKVSSLHITQLSPSQHNEWVAATLPVYEKSIPVIGKELIQDIKEIRQKYEQFTLDPNL comes from the coding sequence ATGAGAATTAGCCGGGGGACCTGGTTACTGCTTGTATTCGGCATCATCACAGCGTTCAGCGTCGGCTTTTGGTCTTTAATCAACCCGGAACCTACAGTCTACGATGATGAACAGCATCATCTGCATCAGGAAACCATTATCAAATTCAATTTGACTGACGCCGAAAATTCTCCGCGCGGACTTGCGGCAAAATATTTTGCCGATTTGGTGGAGACTTATACGAACGGCCAGATAAGGGTGGATTTGTTTCCCAACGCCGTTCTCTACGATGAACCCTCGGAAATCGAAGCGCTTCAGAACGGCAACGTGCAAATGATCGCGCCAAGCTTTTCCTATCTTGCGGAAATATCGCCGAAATGGGCCGTGATGGATCTGCCGTTTGCATTCCCCAATGACGAAGCGGTGCAAGCCGCTTTGCACGGCGAAATCGGCAAACGGTTATTGCAAGAGCTCGATAAAAACGAAATGGTCGGAATGGATTTCTGGCGAGGCGGCTTTAAGCAAATCATCAGCAGCAAAGGCCCTTTGCTGCATCCGTCCGATTTCCACGGCCTTGTCTTCGCCGCGCCGCCAAGCCGGGTGATTGAAAGCCAGTTTGACGAATTAAACGCCAAATCGGTGATTATCCCGTTTAGCCAAGTATACCACAGTTCGGAGACCGGTCAGATCAACGGCGAAGAAGCGACCATTGCCAATATTTACAGGGCAAATCTTTATCAAATCCAGAAATATATTACACTTAGCGGCCACGGGTATTTGGGCTATTGTGTTATCATGAACAAGAAATTTTGGAACAATCTTCCCGCCGCGAGACAAGCGGAAATTAAACGGGCGATGGATGAGGCGACCGCATGGGCAAACCGGTATGAAATTCAATTTAATTCGGAAAAGCTGGAAGAATTGCAAAAAGTGTCCAGTCTGCACATTACGCAGCTTTCGCCCTCCCAACATAACGAGTGGGTCGCCGCCACTTTGCCCGTATATGAGAAATCAATTCCCGTCATCGGCAAAGAATTAATCCAGGACATAAAAGAAATCCGGCAAAAATACGAACAATTCACTTTGGACCCAAACCTGTAA